A stretch of Lactuca sativa cultivar Salinas chromosome 6, Lsat_Salinas_v11, whole genome shotgun sequence DNA encodes these proteins:
- the LOC111893085 gene encoding syntaxin-71, with amino-acid sequence MSVIEILTRVDAICKKYDKYDVEKQRDLNVSGDDAFARLYAAVESDIETALQKAETASNEKNRASVVAINAEIRRTKAKLLEEIPKLQRLAMKKVKGLAPEEFAARNDLVLALPDRIQAIPDGGAPPPKPSGGGWTASASASRPQIKFDSSDGRFDDEYFQQTEESSQFRSEYEMRKVKQDQGLELISEGLDTLKNMAQDMNEEVDRQVPLMDEIDDKVDKATSDLRNTNVRLKHTVNQLRSSRNFCIDIILLCVILGIAAYLYNVLK; translated from the exons ATGAGCGTAATTGAAATTTTAACTCgagttgatgcaatttgcaaGAAGTACGACAAGTACGACGTGGAAAAGCAGAGAGATCTGAATGTATCTGGCGACGACGCCTTTGCTCGGCTCTACGCCGCAGTAGAATCTGACATCGAGACTGCTCTTCAG AAAGCTGAGACAGCTAGCAATGAGAAAAACAGGGCTTCGGTGGTGGCGATTAACGCTGAGATACGACGAACCAAGGCCAAGTTACTGGAAGAAATCCCTAAGTTGCAGCGATTGGCTATGAAAAAG GTAAAAGGACTTGCTCCTGAAGAATTTGCAGCTCGCAATGATTTAGTTCTTGCACTTCCCGACAGGATTCAGGCAATCCCTGATGGTGGTGCTCCTCCACCCAAACCATCTGGAGGAGGCTGGACAGCTTCTGCTTCTGCTTCTCGTCCACAAATCAAGTTTGATTCATCAG ATGGACGATTTGATGATGAATACTTCCAACAAACTGAAGAGTCAAGCCAATTCAGGAGCGAGTATGAAATGAGAAAAGTTAAACAG GATCAAGGATTGGAACTGATATCAGAAGGTTTAGATACATTGAAAAACATGGCACAAGATATGAATGAG GAAGTAGACAGACAGGTTCCTTTGATGGATGAAATAGATGACaag gTGGATAaggcaacttcagatcttaggaATACAAATGTTAGACTTAAGCACACTGTTAATCAG CTGAGATCTAGTAGGAATTTCTGTATTGATATTATATTGCTGTGTGTAATTCTGGGAATTGCAGCCTACTTATACAA TGTATTGAAGTAA
- the LOC111893081 gene encoding NAC transcription factor 29, with product MLSSLLHQQEENKVKNKILISMEKIKNPSNLDIQLPPGFRFHPTDEELIIHYLQKKVTSSPLPASIFAEIELYKFNPWELPYRALFGEDEWYFFSPRDRKYPNGVRPNRMAGSGYWKATGTDRPIMGSLGKKIVGVKKGLVFYKGRPPRGIKTDWIMHEYRLLDTVTCNSSKRKESMRLDDWVLCRVRMKTCTPRNFCEDYGQRVLEPEKSMIFSTDKNPNLEILKESLFKDCPMLPFMFGSHLDFPSIDTMCSISEKSDNFEASSVNYDRNHREEEGVIESNKKLRTLMEGQNGDVWSSGIDTNDMSFYGGEEYDIYGII from the exons ATGCTTAGTAGTCTCCTCCACCAACAAGAAGAAAACAAAGTGAAAAACAAAATCTTGATTTCCATGGAGAAAATCAAGAACCCCTCAAATTTAGACATACAACTTCCTCCCGGTTTCAGATTCCACCCAACCGACGAAGAACTCATCATTCACTATTTACAGAAGAAAGTTACTTCATCCCCCCTCCCCGCTTCCATCTTTGCCGAAATCGAGCTTTACAAATTCAATCCATGGGAACTTCCAT ATAGAGCTTTGTTTGGAGAAGATGAATGGTATTTCTTTAGTCCAAGAGATAGGAAGTACCCGAATGGAGTGAGGCCGAATAGGATGGCGGGGTCAGGATACTGGAAAGCAACGGGAACCGATAGACCGATTATGGGGTCATTAGGGAAGAAGATAGTTGGGGTTAAGAAAGGTTTGGTGTTCTATAAAGGTCGGCCTCCAAGAGGGATTAAGACCGATTGGATCATGCATGAGTATAGACTACTTGATACGGTTACTTGTAACTCAAGCAAGCGAAAAGAATCAATGAGG TTGGATGATTGGGTGCTTTGTAGAGTGagaatgaagacttgtacaccaAGAAACTTTTGTGAAGATTATGGTCAAAGGGTTTTGGAACCTGAAAAGTCGATGATTTTTTCtacggacaaaaaccctaatcttgaaaTTTTGAAGGAAAGCCTATTCAAAGATTGTCCAATGTTGCCTTTCATGTTTGGTTCTCACTTAGATTTCCCCTCCATTGACACCATGTGTTCTATATCAGAAAAAAGCGATAACTTCGAAGCATCATCGGTGAATTATGATAGAAATCACAGAGAAGAAGAAGGTGTTATCGAGTCCAACAAGAAGCTTAGAACATTAATGGAAGGTCAAAATGGGGATGTATGGTCTTCGGGGATTGATACAAATGACATGAGTTTCTATGGGGGAGAGGAATATGATATATATGGGATTATATGA